From Panicum hallii strain FIL2 chromosome 2, PHallii_v3.1, whole genome shotgun sequence, a single genomic window includes:
- the LOC112879520 gene encoding protein TIFY 10c-like isoform X3, translated as MGAERQGAGGVAGRAPAREKSTFAVTCSLLSQYLKEKKGGLEGLGGLGMSPPPPPPAPAGAFRPPTTMNLLSALDAPAAEEPNDAAKATPEEADGHDQQTAENPREAAAGEDEAQPLTIFYGRKVVVFDKFPPAKIKDLLQIANAGGYGVDRAGASAAPPSSQNSLSDMPIARRNSLHRFLEKRKGRITAKAPYQSSSPAGADASKQATGDKNSWLGLGQEVTVVKQEI; from the exons ATGGGAGCGGAgaggcagggcgccggcggcgtggcCGGGCGCGCGCCGGCGCGGGAGAAGTCCACCTTCGCCGTCACGTGCAGCCTGCTGAGCCAGTACCTCAAGGAGAAGAAGGGCGGCCTGGAGGGCCTCGGTGGCCTCGGcatgtcgccgccgccgccgccgcccgcaccaGCTG GAGCTTTCCGGCCGCCGACCACCATGAACTTGCTGTCCGCGCTCGACGCGCCGGCGGCCGAGGAGCCAAACGACGCGGCGAAGGCCACACCCGAGGAGGCGGATGGGCACGATCAACAGACCGCCGAAAATCCGAG GGAGGCAGCAGCCGGGGAGGACGAGGCGCAGCCGCTGACCATCTTCTACGGAAGGAAAGTGGTCGTCTTTGACAAGTTCCCGCCCGCCAAGATCAAGGACTTGCTGCAGATCGCGAACGCTGGCGGCTACGGCGTCGACAGGGCCGGCGCCAGTGCCGCGCCACCGTCCTCACAAAACAGCCTCTCAG ACATGCCGATTGCGAGGCGGAATTCGCTCCACAGGTTTCTCGAGAAGAGGAAGGGCAG GATAACTGCGAAGGCGCCATACCAATCCAGCAGCCCTGCTGGCGCCGACGCGTCGAAGCAGGCGACTGGGGACAAGAACTCCTGGCTGGGGCTGGGCCAAGAAGTGACGGTCGTCAAGCAGGAGATCTGA
- the LOC112879520 gene encoding protein TIFY 10c-like isoform X1, producing the protein MGAERQGAGGVAGRAPAREKSTFAVTCSLLSQYLKEKKGGLEGLGGLGMSPPPPPPAPAGAFRPPTTMNLLSALDAPAAEEPNDAAKATPEEADGHDQQTAENPSSCREAAAGEDEAQPLTIFYGRKVVVFDKFPPAKIKDLLQIANAGGYGVDRAGASAAPPSSQNSLSADMPIARRNSLHRFLEKRKGRITAKAPYQSSSPAGADASKQATGDKNSWLGLGQEVTVVKQEI; encoded by the exons ATGGGAGCGGAgaggcagggcgccggcggcgtggcCGGGCGCGCGCCGGCGCGGGAGAAGTCCACCTTCGCCGTCACGTGCAGCCTGCTGAGCCAGTACCTCAAGGAGAAGAAGGGCGGCCTGGAGGGCCTCGGTGGCCTCGGcatgtcgccgccgccgccgccgcccgcaccaGCTG GAGCTTTCCGGCCGCCGACCACCATGAACTTGCTGTCCGCGCTCGACGCGCCGGCGGCCGAGGAGCCAAACGACGCGGCGAAGGCCACACCCGAGGAGGCGGATGGGCACGATCAACAGACCGCCGAAAATCCGAG TTCTTGCAGGGAGGCAGCAGCCGGGGAGGACGAGGCGCAGCCGCTGACCATCTTCTACGGAAGGAAAGTGGTCGTCTTTGACAAGTTCCCGCCCGCCAAGATCAAGGACTTGCTGCAGATCGCGAACGCTGGCGGCTACGGCGTCGACAGGGCCGGCGCCAGTGCCGCGCCACCGTCCTCACAAAACAGCCTCTCAG CAGACATGCCGATTGCGAGGCGGAATTCGCTCCACAGGTTTCTCGAGAAGAGGAAGGGCAG GATAACTGCGAAGGCGCCATACCAATCCAGCAGCCCTGCTGGCGCCGACGCGTCGAAGCAGGCGACTGGGGACAAGAACTCCTGGCTGGGGCTGGGCCAAGAAGTGACGGTCGTCAAGCAGGAGATCTGA
- the LOC112879520 gene encoding protein TIFY 10c-like isoform X2, giving the protein MGAERQGAGGVAGRAPAREKSTFAVTCSLLSQYLKEKKGGLEGLGGLGMSPPPPPPAPAGAFRPPTTMNLLSALDAPAAEEPNDAAKATPEEADGHDQQTAENPSSCREAAAGEDEAQPLTIFYGRKVVVFDKFPPAKIKDLLQIANAGGYGVDRAGASAAPPSSQNSLSDMPIARRNSLHRFLEKRKGRITAKAPYQSSSPAGADASKQATGDKNSWLGLGQEVTVVKQEI; this is encoded by the exons ATGGGAGCGGAgaggcagggcgccggcggcgtggcCGGGCGCGCGCCGGCGCGGGAGAAGTCCACCTTCGCCGTCACGTGCAGCCTGCTGAGCCAGTACCTCAAGGAGAAGAAGGGCGGCCTGGAGGGCCTCGGTGGCCTCGGcatgtcgccgccgccgccgccgcccgcaccaGCTG GAGCTTTCCGGCCGCCGACCACCATGAACTTGCTGTCCGCGCTCGACGCGCCGGCGGCCGAGGAGCCAAACGACGCGGCGAAGGCCACACCCGAGGAGGCGGATGGGCACGATCAACAGACCGCCGAAAATCCGAG TTCTTGCAGGGAGGCAGCAGCCGGGGAGGACGAGGCGCAGCCGCTGACCATCTTCTACGGAAGGAAAGTGGTCGTCTTTGACAAGTTCCCGCCCGCCAAGATCAAGGACTTGCTGCAGATCGCGAACGCTGGCGGCTACGGCGTCGACAGGGCCGGCGCCAGTGCCGCGCCACCGTCCTCACAAAACAGCCTCTCAG ACATGCCGATTGCGAGGCGGAATTCGCTCCACAGGTTTCTCGAGAAGAGGAAGGGCAG GATAACTGCGAAGGCGCCATACCAATCCAGCAGCCCTGCTGGCGCCGACGCGTCGAAGCAGGCGACTGGGGACAAGAACTCCTGGCTGGGGCTGGGCCAAGAAGTGACGGTCGTCAAGCAGGAGATCTGA
- the LOC112880533 gene encoding probable polygalacturonase — translation MLETAAASSPRAAAAAAAAGAAAAAAAASAVSSPRRGGGAAHHHRRWAPAPFRACLVALWLVGFALVFLWQSTSVGRVRLYTRPPMPKRPVAAMGQWVASPPVYDLREFGAVGDGRTVNTVAFEAAVAAIAERGGGRLTVPAGRWLTAPFNLTSRMTLFLAAGAEILGIQDERYWPLMSPLPSYGYGREHKGPRYGSLIHGQDLKDVTITGHNGTINGQGQSWWVKFRRKLLNHTRGPLVQLMRSSNIIISNITLRDSPFWTLHTYDCKNVTISETTILAPITGAPNTDGIDPDSCENVVIKNCYISVGDDGIAIKSGWDQYGIAYGRPSANIIIQNVIIRSMVSAGVSIGSEMSGGVSNVLVENVHVWDSRRGVRIKTAPGRGAYVSNIVYRNISLENVRVGIVIKTDYNEHPDEGFDPKAVPIIENISYTSIHGQGVRVPVRIQGSAEIPVKNVTFRDMSVGIADRKHHVFQCSFVQGQVIGYVFPVPCKNLDMYNERRELVKQSTFQNISDIDYSF, via the exons ATGCTGGAGACGGCGGCCGcctcctccccccgcgccgcggcggccgcagccgccgccggggcggcagcggcggcggcggcggcttctgcCGTTTCCTCCCCACGGCGGGGTGGGGGCGCTGCGCACCACCACCGGCGGTGGGCGCCGGCCCCGTTCAGGGCGTGCCTCGTCGCGCTCTGGCTGGTGGGCTTCGCGCTCGTCTTCCTGTGGCAGAGCACCTCCGTGGGCCGCGTGCGGCTCTACACGCGCCCGCCCATGCCCAAGCGACCGGTGGCGGCCATGGGGCAGTGGGTGGCCTCCCCGCCCGTCTACGATCTGAGGGAGTTCGGGGCGGTCGGGGACGGAAGGACGGTGAACACGGTCGCGTTCGAGGCGGCGGTCGCGGCGATCGCCGAGAGGGGCGGCGGGAGGCTCACCGTGCCCGCCGGGCGGTGGCTCACCGCGCCGTTCAACCTCACCAGCCGCATGACGctattcctcgccgccggcgctgaGATCCTGGGAATCCAG GATGAAAGATATTGGCCATTAATGTCTCCATTACCATCATATGGGTATGGAAGAGAGCACAAGGGACCTCGATACGGAAGCCTAATACATGGTCAAGACCTGAAGGATGTGACTATAACAG GTCATAATGGTACCATAAATGGACAAGGTCAAAGTTGGTGGGTAAAGTTTCGGAGAAAACTCCTTAATCACACAAGGGGTCCTCTAGTGCAGCTCATGCGATCAAGTAATATTATCATTTCAAATATCACTCTTCGCGATTCTCCCTTTTGGACTCTTCATACATACGACTGCAAGAATGTTACTATCTCAGAAACGACCATCTTGGCTCCAATTACTGGAGCTCCAAATACTGATGGGATAGATCCAG ATTCTTGTGAAAATGTGGTGATAAAGAATTGCTATATTTCTGTTGGTGATGATGGGATAGCTATAAAGAGTGGTTGGGATCAATATGGAATTGCTTATGGGCGTCCATCTGCTAACATTATTATTCAGAATGTCATAATCCGTTCCATGGTCAG TGCTGGTGTATCGATAGGAAGCGAGATGTCTGGTGGTGTCTCTAATGTTTTGGTAGAGAATGTTCATGTTTGGGATTCACGGCGAGGTGTGAGGATAAAGACTGCCCCTGGAAGAGGGGCCTATGTAAGCAACATTGTGTATCGGAACATTAGCTTAGAGAATGTCCGTGTCGGTATTGTCATAAAGACAGACTACAATGAGCACCCAGATGAAGGCTTCGACCCGAAGGCTGTGCCCATCATCGAGAACATTTCTTACACGTCAATCCACGGGCAGGGTGTGCGCGTACCTGTCAGGATACAGGGAAGCGCAGAGATCCCCGTGAAGAATGTTACCTTCCGTGACATGTCAGTGGGTATAGCAGACAGGAAGCACCATGTTTTCCAGTGCTCCTTCGTCCAGGGGCAGGTCATTGGCTATGTTTTCCCCGTGCCTTGCAAGAACCTGGACATGTACAACGAGCGGCGTGAGTTGGTCAAACAATCGACGTTCCAGAATATTTCTGATATCGACTACAGTTTTTGA
- the LOC112880534 gene encoding photosystem I chlorophyll a/b-binding protein 6, chloroplastic isoform X1: MALSTSSFAVCSLQPSRASSIRAGRAPPPGAAAVVSFTRTGRRANATKGVSAACEPLGPDRPVWFPGTSPPSWLDGSLPGDFGFDPLGLGSEPEMLRWFAQAELMHGRWAMLAAVGILVPDLLARWGFIDGGFSWFDAGSREYFADPWTLFVSQMALMGWAEGRRWADMLNPGCVDIEPDLPNRKKPVPDVGYPGGLWFDWANWGRGSPEPVMVLRTKEIKNGRLAMLAFVGFWFQAVYTGQGPIDNLLAHLADPGHCNIFSAFTSH; this comes from the exons ATGGCTCTGTCCACCAGCTCGTTCGCGGTATGCAGCCTCCAGCCAAG CAGAGCTAGTAGCATTCGGGCGGGCCGTGCACCGCCGCCGGGTGCTGCCGCGGTGGTCTCGTTTACGAGGACGGGGCGCCGGGCGAACGCGACCAAGGGCGTGTCCGCCGCGTGCGAGCCGCTGGGGCCCGACAGGCCGGTCTGGTTCCCCGGCACCTCCCCTCCCTCGTGGCTCGACGGCAG CCTCCCAGGGGACTTTGGATTTGACCCGCTTGGACTAG GGTCGGAGCCGGAGATGCTGCGTTGGTTCGCGCAGGCGGAGCTGATGCACGGGCGGTGGGCGATGCTGGCGGCGGTGGGGATCCTGGTCCCGGACCTGCTGGCGCGGTGGGGCTTCATCGACGGCGGCTTCTCGTGGTTCGACGCCGGGTCCCGGGAGTACTTCGCGGACCCCTGGACGCTCTTCGTGTCGCAGATGGCGCTGATGGGGTGGGCGGAGGGCCGGCGGTGGGCGGACATGCTCAACCCCGGCTGCGTCGACATCGAGCCGGACCTCCCCAACCGCAAGAAGCCCGTCCCCGACGTCGGGTACCCCGGCGGGCTGTGGTTCGACTGGGCCAACTGGGGCCGCGGGTCCCCCGAACCCGTCATGGTGCTGCGCACCAAGGAGATCAAGAACGGGCGCCTCGCCATGCTCGCCTTCGTGGGCTTCTGGTTCCAGGCCGTCTACACCGGCCAGGGGCCCATCGACAACCTCCTCGCGCACCTCGCCGACCCAGGCCACTGCAACATCTTCTCG GCGTTCACGTCCCACTGA
- the LOC112880534 gene encoding photosystem I chlorophyll a/b-binding protein 6, chloroplastic isoform X2, protein MALSTSSFAVCSLQPRASSIRAGRAPPPGAAAVVSFTRTGRRANATKGVSAACEPLGPDRPVWFPGTSPPSWLDGSLPGDFGFDPLGLGSEPEMLRWFAQAELMHGRWAMLAAVGILVPDLLARWGFIDGGFSWFDAGSREYFADPWTLFVSQMALMGWAEGRRWADMLNPGCVDIEPDLPNRKKPVPDVGYPGGLWFDWANWGRGSPEPVMVLRTKEIKNGRLAMLAFVGFWFQAVYTGQGPIDNLLAHLADPGHCNIFSAFTSH, encoded by the exons ATGGCTCTGTCCACCAGCTCGTTCGCGGTATGCAGCCTCCAGCCAAG AGCTAGTAGCATTCGGGCGGGCCGTGCACCGCCGCCGGGTGCTGCCGCGGTGGTCTCGTTTACGAGGACGGGGCGCCGGGCGAACGCGACCAAGGGCGTGTCCGCCGCGTGCGAGCCGCTGGGGCCCGACAGGCCGGTCTGGTTCCCCGGCACCTCCCCTCCCTCGTGGCTCGACGGCAG CCTCCCAGGGGACTTTGGATTTGACCCGCTTGGACTAG GGTCGGAGCCGGAGATGCTGCGTTGGTTCGCGCAGGCGGAGCTGATGCACGGGCGGTGGGCGATGCTGGCGGCGGTGGGGATCCTGGTCCCGGACCTGCTGGCGCGGTGGGGCTTCATCGACGGCGGCTTCTCGTGGTTCGACGCCGGGTCCCGGGAGTACTTCGCGGACCCCTGGACGCTCTTCGTGTCGCAGATGGCGCTGATGGGGTGGGCGGAGGGCCGGCGGTGGGCGGACATGCTCAACCCCGGCTGCGTCGACATCGAGCCGGACCTCCCCAACCGCAAGAAGCCCGTCCCCGACGTCGGGTACCCCGGCGGGCTGTGGTTCGACTGGGCCAACTGGGGCCGCGGGTCCCCCGAACCCGTCATGGTGCTGCGCACCAAGGAGATCAAGAACGGGCGCCTCGCCATGCTCGCCTTCGTGGGCTTCTGGTTCCAGGCCGTCTACACCGGCCAGGGGCCCATCGACAACCTCCTCGCGCACCTCGCCGACCCAGGCCACTGCAACATCTTCTCG GCGTTCACGTCCCACTGA
- the LOC112882760 gene encoding exocyst complex component EXO70B1-like, whose protein sequence is MEASAAAELEAAERVVMRWGSTAASPGGGAGDEHAMLFGGAGDRVEAERFLQAVDDIRRLAPPSAAGYACASVQVAMARLEDELRHVLAARALDLEIEALAGLSSLTPSGGRRNSDATRAAAEEDDDDDGSGSVSSSVGRRRTYRSLLSIREVDLYPADAISDLHAIVSCMSEAGYGRECVQVYASVRKPAVDSALRRLGVEKLSIGDVQQLEGDALEAKVRRWIRAARAAVPVFASERRLCFNIFRDLPLCDSAAAATATAAVATHDAPFTEAVKGAALQLFGFAEAISIGRRSPEKLFKIIDLHDALSDMLPDISDIFAASKAAKSIYVQAAEIRSPLADAVRGILSEFENAVLRDPSKTPVPGGTIHPLTRYVMNYSSLISDYKTTLSELIISRPSATSRIFAEGNEAAPAFPDLDLPDPDSQLPLAAHLVWIIAVLEHNLESKALLYKDAALYHLFLMNNVHYIVHKVKDSAELRGLIGDEYLKRLTGKFRLAATSYQRIAWLKILNCLRDEGLHASGGFSSGVSKSALRERFKAFNSAFEAAHKIESAWYVPDTQLREELRISISEKLLPAYRSFLGRFRHHIENGRHPEMYIKYSVEDLEIAMEDFFEGAPSSPHNRRRSHG, encoded by the coding sequence ATGGAGGCATCCGCcgcggcggagctggaggccgCGGAGAGGGTGGTCATGCGGTGGGGCTCCACGGCGGCGTCcccgggcggcggggccggggacgagCATGCGATGCTgttcggcggcgccggcgaccgCGTGGAGGCGGAGCGGTTCCTCCAGGCGGTGGACGACATTCGCCGCCTGGCGCCGCCGTCGGCGGCGGGCTACGCCTGCGCCTCGGTCCAGGTGGCGATGGCGCGGCTCGAGGACGAGCTCCGCCACGTGCTCGCGGCGCGCGCGCTCGACCTCGAGATCGAGGCGCTTGCTGGCCTCAGCTCGCTCACCCCGTCCGGCGGCCGGCGGAACTCCGATGccacgcgggcggcggcggaggaggacgacgacgacgacggcagcgGCTCCGTGTCGTCCTccgtcggccgccgccgcacctacCGCTCACTGCTGAGCATCCGCGAGGTCGACCTGTACCCCGCGGACGCCATCTCCGACCTCCACGCCATCGTCTCCTGCATGTCCGAGGCGGGGTACGGCCGCGAGTGCGTCCAGGTGTATGCCTCCGTCCGCAAGCCGGCCGTCGACTccgccctccgccgcctcgGCGTCGAGAAGCTCAGCATCGGCGACGTCCAGCAGCTCGAGGGGGACGCCCTCGAGGCGAAGGTCCGCCGCTGgatccgcgccgcccgcgccgccgtccccgtCTTCGCCAGCGAGCGCCGCCTCTGCTTCAACATCTTCCGCGACCTCCCGCTGTGcgattccgccgccgccgccaccgccaccgcggcTGTCGCCACCCACGACGCGCCTTTCACCGAGGCCGTCAAGGGCGCGGCGCTGCAGCTCTTCGGCTTCGCCGAGGCCATCAGCATCGGGCGCCGCTCCCCCGAGAAGCTGTTCAAGATCATCGACCTGCACGACGCGCTCTCCGACATGTTGCCTGACATCTCTGACATCTTTGCGGCCTCCAAGGCCGCCAAGTCCATATACGTGCAGGCTGCCGAGATCAGGTCGCCGCTGGCCGACGCCGTGCGCGGGATACTCTCCGAGTTCGAGAACGCCGTGCTCCGCGACCCCTCCAAGACTCCGGTGCCGGGCGGCACCATCCACCCGCTCACTCGCTACGTGATGAACTACAGCAGCCTCATCTCGGACTACAAGACCACGCTCTCCGAGCTCATCATCTCGCGACCATCAGCTACCTCCCGAATTTTCGCTGAGGGCAATGAGGCCGCACCGGCCTTCCCCGATCTCGACCTGCCCGACCCTGACAGTCAGCTGCCCCTTGCCGCTCACCTCGTCTGGATCATTGCTGTTCTTGAGCACAACCTTGAGAGCAAGGCGTTACTCTACAAGGATGCAGCACTGTACCACTTGTTCCTCATGAACAACGTGCATTACATCGTGCACAAGGTGAAGGATTCAGCTGAGCTCCGGGGGCTGATTGGGGATGAGTACTTGAAGCGGCTCACGGGGAAGTTCCGGCTGGCAGCCACAAGCTACCAGCGAATCGCATGGCTGAAGATTCTGAACTGTCTCAGAGATGAGGGCCTCCATGCCAGTGGTGGCTTCTCGTCCGGGGTATCGAAATCTGCACTGCGGGAGCGATTCAAGGCTTTCAATAGCGCATTCGAGGCGGCACACAAGATCGAGTCCGCCTGGTATGTGCCGGACACACAGCTGAGAGAAGAGCTTAGGATCTCGATTTCGGAGAAGCTGCTCCCAGCGTATCGTTCCTTCCTTGGCAGGTTCCGCCATCACATAGAGAATGGCAGGCACCCAGAGATGTACATCAAGTATTCGGTTGAGGATCTTGAGATAGCAATGGAAGATTTCTTCGAGGGGGCTCCATCATCGCCGCATAACCGGAGGAGATCTCATGGATGA
- the LOC112879615 gene encoding transmembrane protein 87B-like — MAVRFLLAVALALLLRPGEASVHEYRGLGFANKGNAFILHAGSEGLYAASPANATATANDDEDAAAVADSFIRFDKITFRRPEDAVDSVKETSSAKVQVLVFEIEDREMIGGSAYGGQKAICCTSDLAKLGACIEGSVIYRPSQVNPGWPKLFVASFDGSDLIATLPSRTIPITKTGMYNMYFIHCDPSLAGLEIEGKTIWKNPTGYLPGRMAPLKNFFGLMSFAFVVLGIYWFYQYMKSWREVLPLQNCITLVITLGMLEMALWYFEYAEFNETGIRPKGITFWAVTFGTVKRTAAEVIVLIVSMGYGVVTPTLGGLTSKVVMLGGTFFLATETLELVENLGAVNDLSGKARLFLVYPVAILDAAFVVWIFISLAKTIGKLQARRLMTKLEIYRKFAIALIVSVLVSVGWIGYEIYFKSTDVFNERWQYAWIIPAFWHVLSFSLLCVICYLWAPSQNSMRFAYDASEFFDRKDNLSLIRPAPSASKNGWSLSSTPDDKATKNVNTETSFDGDDEENKRE, encoded by the exons ATGGCCGTCCGcttcctcctcgccgtcgccctcgcgctcctcctccgcccgggGGAGGCGTCCGTGCACGAGTACCGCGGCCTCGGCTTCGCTAACAAGGGTAACGCCTTCATCCTCCACGCCGGCAGCGAGGGCCTCTACGCGGCCTCCCCCGCcaacgccaccgccaccgccaatGACGATGAGGACGCCGCCGCGGTGGCCGACTCCTTCATCCG GTTTGACAAGATTACTTTTAGGAGACCAGAGGATGCTGTTGATTCTGTGAAGGAGACCAGTTCAGCTAAGGTTCAGGTACTTGTTTTCGAGATAGAAGACCGTGAAATGATTGGTGGATCAGCTTATGGAGGTCAGAAAGCTATTTGCTGTACCTCAGATCTTGCAAAGTTAGGAGCTTGCATAGAAGGTTCTGTCATCTACCGCCCATCCCAGGTAAATCCTGGTTGGCCAAAATTGTTTGTTGCATCATTTGATGGAAGTGATCTGATTGCAACGCTACCGTCAAGGACCATTCCGATAACCAAAACTGGGATGTACAATATGTACTTTATACACTGTGATCCTTCACTTGCTGGTTTGGAGATTGAGGGGAAAACCATTTGGAAAAATCCTACTGGGTACCTTCCAGGTCGGATGGCACCTCTTAAGAACTTTTTTGGACTGATGTCTTTTGCGTTTGTTGTACTTGGGATCTATTGGTTCTATCAGTACATGAAGTCTTGGAGAGAGGTTCTTCCACTTCAAAACTGTATTACTCTCGTGATTACACTGGGCATGTTGGAGATGGCATTGTGGTATTTTGAGTATGCTGAGTTCAATGAGACTGGAATTCGGCCAAAGGGCATCACGTTTTGGGCTGTCACGTTTGGAACTGTTAAGAGAACAGCTGCTGAAGTTATTGTTCTCATTGTCTCAATGGGATATGGAGTTGTCACGCCTACTTTGGGTGGCCTGACATCCAAAGTGGTCATGCTTGGAGGAACATTCTTTCTAGCAACAGAAACTCTTGAGTTGGTAGAAAATCTTGGTGCTGTGAATGATCTATCAGGAAAAGCTCGGCTTTTCTTGGTTTATCCAGTGGCCATTTTAGATGCCGCATTTGTTGTTTGGATATTCATTTCTCTAGCTAAAACCATTGGTAAACTTCAG GCAAGAAGGCTGATGACCAAACTTGAGATTTATAGGAAATTCGCAATTGCACTGATTGTGTCTGTTCTGGTGTCTGTTGGCTGGATTGGCTATGAG ATTTACTTCAAATCAACAGATGTATTCAATGAACGATGGCAATACGCATGGATTATTCCTGCATTCTGGCATGTTTTGTCTTTCTCGCTTCTTTGTGTAATTTGCTACCTGTGGGCACCTTCGCAGAACTCAATGAG ATTTGCTTATGATGCAAGCGAATTCTTCGACCGGAAGGACAATCTATCATTAATTAGGCCAGCGCCCAGTGCTTCCAAAAATGGATGGAGTTTATCTTCTACACCAGATGACAAAGCAACAAAGAATGTGAATACCGAAACATCTTTTGATGGGGATGACGAGGAAAACAAAAGGGAGTAG
- the LOC112882227 gene encoding uncharacterized protein LOC112882227 isoform X1, whose translation MRRAVGEQIWKRGGGARSAGRAGAADAARSAAALRSRAAGGRLGPAHGEKEVPAGVLHPLLRGRRRKQPSGVPGARRIWRTAAVRPSGPAEGKARVTLGRHLQREGAAAKGDERGGGQHALDGGSSPDPPTSRLPRSGAGGEGSFVHLTQG comes from the exons ATGCGGCGGGCCGTGGGCGAGCAGATCTggaagaggggcggcggggccagATCGGCGGGACGCGCAGGAGCGGCGGACGCGGCTCGGTCGGCAGCGGCCTTGCGCTCGAGGGCCGCCGGGGGGCGTCTGGGGCCTGCGCACGGGGAGAAGGAAGTCCCGGCCGGCGTCCTCCATCCCCTTCTGCGCGGGCGCAGGAGGAAGCAGCCGAGCGGAGTCCCCGGCGCGCGGCGGATCTGGAGGACTGCGGCAGTTCGTCCTTCGGGGCCGGCCGAGGGGAAGGCGAGAGTGACTCTCGGCCGTCATCTGCAAAGGGAGGGGGCAGCGGCGAAGGGAGACGAAAGAGGCGGCGGTCAGCACGCGCTCGACGGCGGTTCATCTCCAGATCCGCCGACATCCCGTCTTCCTCGAAGCGGCGCCGGAGGGGAAG GTTCTTTTGTGCATTTGACCCAAGGTTGA
- the LOC112882227 gene encoding uncharacterized protein LOC112882227 isoform X2 — MRRAVGEQIWKRGGGARSAGRAGAADAARSAAALRSRAAGGRLGPAHGEKEVPAGVLHPLLRGRRRKQPSGVPGARRIWRTAAVRPSGPAEGKARVTLGRHLQREGAAAKGDERGGGQHALDGGSSPDPPTSRLPRSGAGGEGSWTA, encoded by the exons ATGCGGCGGGCCGTGGGCGAGCAGATCTggaagaggggcggcggggccagATCGGCGGGACGCGCAGGAGCGGCGGACGCGGCTCGGTCGGCAGCGGCCTTGCGCTCGAGGGCCGCCGGGGGGCGTCTGGGGCCTGCGCACGGGGAGAAGGAAGTCCCGGCCGGCGTCCTCCATCCCCTTCTGCGCGGGCGCAGGAGGAAGCAGCCGAGCGGAGTCCCCGGCGCGCGGCGGATCTGGAGGACTGCGGCAGTTCGTCCTTCGGGGCCGGCCGAGGGGAAGGCGAGAGTGACTCTCGGCCGTCATCTGCAAAGGGAGGGGGCAGCGGCGAAGGGAGACGAAAGAGGCGGCGGTCAGCACGCGCTCGACGGCGGTTCATCTCCAGATCCGCCGACATCCCGTCTTCCTCGAAGCGGCGCCGGAGGGGAAG GGTCATGGACCGCGTGA